A region of the Mycobacterium sp. NBC_00419 genome:
GTCGACGGCACGTCGTGGATCACCGGAGCCGACGAGACCGGTAAACACGTCGTCGGCCTGGTGGCCGGGCGCGACTTCGTCGCCGACGGCACCATCGAAGCGGCCGAGGTGCGCGACGGCGACCCGTCACCGGACGGGGCCGGGCCGCTGGTTTCGGCGCGCGGTATCGAGATCGGCCACATCTTCCAGTTGGGCCGCAAGTACACCGACGCGTTCTCCGCCGATGTCCTCGGCGAGGACGGCAAGCCGGTACGGCTGACCATGGGTTCCTACGGCGTGGGTGTGTCGCGACTGGTCGCGGTGATCGCCGAACAGCACCATGACGGGCTCGGCCTGCGCTGGCCGACATCGGTGTCGCCGTTCGACGTGCACGTGGTGATCGCCAACAAGGATGCTGAGGCCCGCGCCGGCGCCGAGGAGCTGGCCCGCGACCTCGACCGGCTGGGCCTGGAGGTGCTGCTCGATGACCGCACCGCCTCGCCGGGGGTGAAGTTCAAGGACGCCGAACTGCTCGGGATGCCGTGGATCGTGGTGGTCGGCCGCGGTTGGGCCGACGGAATCGTGGAACTGCGCAACCGGTTCAGCCACGACAGCCGGGAAGTCCCGGCAGCGACCGCGGTCACCGAGATCGCGTCGGCGATCGCCGAAGCCCAGCCCTGACCAGCAGCCGACAGTAACCTCACGGCGGCCCAGCGCCGCTCTGGCCGCCGTGGCGTTACTGTCGGGCTACTCGCTGCCGCCGGGAAACGCTACGGTCACCGGCCACACACCCAGCACCCGGTTCCAGCGCGCGGCCATGACCGCGCATTCGGTCAGCGCTGTGACCGCGAACCGCCGGTCATCCTCCGAGGTCGCCTGCTCGATCACCGCACGCCAGGCGACCGCGCAGTCGTTCTCCATCCGCACGGCGAGCTTCGCCGCGTCGTCGGGCGTCACGACCGCAAACGGCAGCTGATAACCCACGGCCGGTAGCGGCGCCTTGGCCGATCGTCCGGTGAGCATCGCGATCGCCGCCTCCCGCCGCTCGCGGTGCTGGGCCAGCGCGTCGGACACCAGGGGGTTCTCCTCCGGCGAGCTGTGCGCCGACACGATCCCGTAGCCGTAGATCGCGGCGTGCTCGACGGCGACGGCGTCGAACAGGGCGCCCTTGTCGGCCTCCGACGGCCGGTCGGGGTCCGGCGTCGTCGACGGAGTAGGCGAGGGGGTCGGCGAGGTCACTGCGGGCGCCTCCCGGACGGCAGCGCCACCGAATACAGCGTGGTGCAGGATGCGGCGATCGATCCGAGCAGACCCGCGCGATACCCGGACAGGGTCGGCGACAGCGTGGCGGCGCTCTCGGCGGAACTGCGCAGGGTGGCGACGATCTCGTCAAGGCTCGGTGCGGGCGCGGGCGGCGCCGAAGTGGTGGTGGTCGACGGACTCGTCGTCGGCACCGGGGTCCGCGCCACGCGGGCGATCTCCTCGAGCAGTGCGGTGGCGTGCCGGGACCGTTCGGTGGCCACTTCGGTGAACGCACGGGCCAGTGCGACCGGGGCACCCGCGGCGGCCGCGGTGGCCAGCTCGCTGTCGTGGCGGGCCAGCTCTACCTGCTGCTCCAGTGGATCGGGGCCCGGCGGTTCGCCCGACCCGCAGGCCGTGATCGCGCCGCCGAACAGGGCGAGCAACGCCAGGCCGCGACCGCCGTCGGCGAGGACCCGTCGTCGGCTGATGGCGGCGCCGTGGCCGCTGTCCTGCGTGAGCACCCGAAACATCCTGCCATTGACCCGGGCTGCGCTGGCGTATCGTTGATGGCTGTTCAGGACAATTCAAGATGAGGAGCTCGCCGTGACTGGCCGGTCAACGGGATTACCGTCCCCGCAGCAGGTGATCGAGCTACTCGATGGCGAGTTCGCGCGCGCCGGATACGAAATCGAAGACGTCGCGATCAACGCACGCACCCGTCCGGCTCAGATCACCGTGATCGCCGACGGCGACACCCCCCTCGACCTGCAGACCGTCGCGGAACTGGCGCGCTCGGCCTCGGCGCTGCTCGACGAGTTCGACACCGGCAGCGAGCCCTATGTGCTGGAAGTCACCTCACCCGGGATCGATCGTCCGCTGACCGAAGAGAAGCACTTCCGCCGCGCGCATGCCCGCCTGGTGGAGGTCGAACTCGAGGACGCCGACACCGTCAAGGGCCGGCTCGGCGCGGTCTCGGACGGCGCCGTCGACCTGGTGGTACGCGGCCGCGGCGACTGGACGGTACGGCGCATTCCCCTCACTGATATTCGCAAAGCCGTTGTGCAGGTGGAGTTTTCACCACCCAATCCGCGGGAACTAGAGCTGGCCGGAGCTGCCGGAACGGAGACCGGAGCATGAACATTGACATGGCTGCCCTGCACGCGATCGAGGTCGATCGCGGCATCTCGGTCGACGAATTGGTCGACACCATCAAGTCGGCACTGCTGACCGCCTACCGCCACACCGAAGGCCATCAGCCCGACGCGCGGATCGAGATCGACCGCAAGAGCGGCGCCGTACAGGTGCTCGCCCGCGAGACCGACGAAGACGGCAACCTCATCAGCGAGTGGGACGACACCCCGGAAGGCTTCGGCCGGGTCGCGGCCACCACCGCCCGGCAGGTGATGCTGCAGCGCTTCCGCGACGCCGAGAACGAACGCAGTTACGGCGAGTTCTCCGCCAAGGAGGGCGACATCGTCGCCGGGGTCATCCAGCGCGACAACCGCGCCAACCTGCGCGGCCTGGTGGTGGTGCGCGTCGGCAGCGAGACCAAGGGCGCCGAAGGTGTCATCCCGTCCGCCGAGCAGGTTCCCGGCGAACGCTACGAGCACGGCGAGCGGCTGCGCTGCTACGTCGTCGGCGTCAGCCGCGGCGCCCGCGAACCGGTGATCACCCTGTCGCGCACCCACCCGAACCTGGTGCGCAAGCTGTTCTCCCTCGAAGTTCCCGAGATCGCCGACGGCTCGGTCGAGATCGTCGCGGTGGCCCGCGAGGCCGGCCACCGCTCCAAGATCGCCGTGCGCTCACGGGTCTCCGGACTCAACGCCAAGGGCGCCTGCATCGGCCCGATGGGGCAGCGGGTGCGCAATGTGATGAGCGAGCTGTCCGGCGAGAAGATCGACATCATCGACTACGACGAGGACCCGGCCCGGTTCGTCGCCCACGCCCTGTCCCCGGCCAAGGTGGTGTCGGTCACCGTCATAGACGCCGAAGCCCGGGCGGCGCGCGTCGTGGTGCCCGACTTCCAGCTGTCGCTGGCCATCGGCAAGGAAGGGCAGAACGCCCGGCTGGCGGCGCGACTGACCGGCTGGCGTATCGACATCCGCAGCGACGCGGCCACACCGGAGGGGACCGCCGATCCGGGCGCGGCGCACGGCGCCGGGCAGGAAAGCCCGACCTGAGGGTGGTACTGAGCAGTGCCGCGGTGACGGTAGACTGTGCCGTGATCCAGCGCGAGACTCCGGCTGCCCAAAACCGGCATCGCCGCACCGAAGGACCGGTGCGAACATGCATCGGGTGCCGGAAGCGAGAGTTGGCCGTCGATCTCCTCCGAGCGGTGGCGGTATCGAACGGGAACGGTCACTTGGCCGTCACCGTTGATACAGCAGGTAATCTCCCGGGGCGGGGTGCGTGGTTGCATCCCGACGATCGGTGCCTTGAGGCAGCGATTCGACGGCGAGCTTTCGCCCGAGCGTTGCGCATCACCGGTTCACCGGACACCACCGCGGTGGGCGAGTACCTCTCGACCGCCACGGCCCATGAAGAACAGGTAGCGAAGAACATGAGCACACCGTGAAGTTCCGACGATGACCATGCGTTGTAGCTAAACCCGAGGCGCGGCCCTACCACCGCTGTCGCCTCCTGAGTAGGAGATTCAGTGGCAGCACCCGGTAAGGCCCGCGTACACGAGTTGGCAAAGGAACTCGGTGTCAGTAGTAAGGAAGTTCTCGCCCGCCTGAGCGAACAGGGCGAATTCGTCAAATCCGCGTCGTCGACGGTGGAAGCCCCCGTCGCGCGGCGCCTCCGTGAGGCTTTCGGCGGCGGCAAGCCTGCCGCGGCCCCCAAGGCGTCCCCGGCCAAGGCCGCAGGAAACGGTGCACCCGCACCGGCCCCGGTGGCCGACGGTGGATCCGTCGCGGCCCCTTCGCCGGTTCCGGGACCCAAGCCGGCCGCTCCGGCCCCGGCGGCACCCCCGCCGGCACCGCCCGCCCCGCCCGTAGCTCCGGTTGCCCCGGCAGTGTCGGAAGTGTCGGCGGCTCCCACGGCCTCGGCTCCCACGGCCTCGGCGCCCGCGCCGTCTGAAGCGGGCCCCACGCCGGGCCCGCGTCCCGGCCCGGCCGCCCCCAAGCCCGGCATGCCCAAGCCGCCGCGCGTGGGCAACAACCCGTTCTCCAGCGCACAGCCGGTCGAACGTCCGATCCCCCGTCCGCAGGGCCCGCGTCCCGGACCCGGTGCCGGCGGCCCGCGCCCCGGCGCTCCCCGTCCGGGTGGCGCGACTCCCGGCAACATGCCGCCGCGTCCCGGCGGCGGTGCCGCCGCGCGCCCGGCCCGTCCGGGTGCTCCCCGGCCCGGCGGCGGACCCCGTCCCGGCCCCGGTGCCGGCGGCGGTCGTCCCGGTGGCGGCGGTGGCGGTAACTACCGCACCGGCGGCCCCGGTGGTGCCGGCGGTGGTGCCGGTGCTCCGGCCGCCGGTGGTGGATTCCGCGGTCGTCCCGGTGGCGGCGGTGGTGGCGCCGGTCGCCCGGGCCAGCGTGGCGGTGCGGCCGGTGCGTTCGGTCGTCCCGGTGGCGCACCTCGCCGCGGCCGTAAGTCGAAGCGGGCGAAACGCGCCGAGTACGAGAGCATGCAGGCACCGATCGTCGGCGGCGTGCGGTTGCCGCACGGCAACGGCGAGACCATCCGGCTGGCCCGCGGCGCATCGCTGAGCGATTTCGCCGAGAAGATCGATGCCAACCCGGCAGCGCTGGTGCAGGCACTGTTCAACCTGGGCGAGATGGTGACGGCCACTCAGTCGGTGGGGGATGAAACCCTCGAACTGCTGGGCGGCGAGATGAACTACGTCGTTCAGGTCGTCTCCCCGGAGGACGAGGACCGCGAACTGCTCGAGTCCTTCGACCTGACCTACGGCGAGGACGAGGGTGGTGAGGAGGATCTGGTGATCCGCCCGCCGGTCGTCACCGTCATGGGCCACGTCGACCACGGCAAGACCCGACTGCTCGACACCATCCGCAAGGCCAACGTCCGCGAGGGCGAAGCCGGCGGTATCACCCAGCACATCGGTGCCTACCAGGTGGCCGTCGAGCATGACGGCATCGAGCGCTTGATCACCTTCATCGACACCCCGGGTCACGAGGCGTTCACCGCCATGCGTGCTCGCGGTGCGAAGGCCACCGACATCGCGATCCTGGTGGTCGCCGCCGACGACGGTGTGATGCCGCAGACGGTGGAGGCCATCAACCACGCGCAGGCGGCCGATGTGCCGATCGTGGTGGCGGTCAACAAGATCGACAAGGAGGGCGCCGACCCGGCCAAGATCCGGGCCCAGCTCACCGAGTACAACCTGGTGGCCGAGGAGTACGGCGGCGACACCATGTTCGTCGACATCTCGGCGAAGAACGGTGTCAACATCCAGGCGCTGGAGGAGGCGGTTCTGTTGACCGCCGATGCCTCGCTGGACCTCCGGGCCAATCCAGATATGGAAGCTCAGGGTGTGGCGATCGAAGCGCACCTGGACCGTGGCCGTGGTCCCGTGGCCACCGTGCTCATCTCGCGCGGCACCCTGCGGGTCGGCGACTCGATCGTGGCCGGCGACGCCTATGGCCGCGTGCGGCGCATGGTCGACGAGCACGGCGATGATGTCGAAGAGGCATTCCCGTCGCGTCCGGTTCAGGTCATCGGCTTCACGTCGGTGCCCGGTGCCGGCGACAACCTGCTGGTTGTCGACGAGGATCGGATCGCCCGCCAGATCGCCGACCGGCGCAGCGCGCGCAAGCGCAACGCACTGGCGGCCCGTAGCCGTAAGCGCATCAGCCTGGACGATCTGGATGCAGCGCTGAAGGAGACGTCGCAGCTGAACTTGATCCTCAAGGGCGACAACTCCGGCACCGTGGAGGCGCTGGAGGAAGCCCTGCTGGGCATCGAGATCGGCGACGAGGTCGAGCTGCGCGTCATCGACCGCGGTGTCGGTGGTGTCACCGAAACCAACGTCAACCTGGCGTCGGCGTCGAACGCGATCATCATCGGATTCAACGTCCGTGCGGAGGGCAAGGCCACCGAGCTGGCCAACCGCGAAGGCGTCGACATCCGCTACTACTCGGTGATCTACCAGGCCATCGACGAGATCCAGGCCGCGCTCAAGGGCATGCTCAAGCCGGTCTACGAGGAGAAGGAACTCGGCCGCGCCGAGATCCGGGCGATCTTCCGGTCGTCGAAGGTCGGCAACATCGCCGGCTGCCTCGTGCAGTCGGGCATCATGCGGCGCAACGCCAAGGCGCGGTTGCTGCGTGACAATGTGGTCATCGCCGAGACGGTCACCATCTCCTCGCTCAAGCGTGAGAAGGATGACGCCACCGAGGTCCGCGAAGGTTATGAATGCGGTCTGACGCTGACGTACTCCGACATCAAAGAGGGCGACGTCATCGAGGCGTACGAGCTGGTCGAGAAAGAGCGGGTCTAGTGGCGATGACGGCTTGCTGGAAGAGCAGAGGCCGGCGTGGCTGACCCCGCGCGGGCGAAGCGCCTCTCCAAGCGCATCGCCACCATCGTCGCCTCGGCGATCGAGTTCGAGATCAAGGATCCGCCGCTCGCGTTCGTGACGGTCACCGATACCAAGGTCACCGGTGACCTTCACGACGCGACCGTGTTCTACACGGTGCGCGGCAACACCCTCGACGAGGAGCCGGACTACGCGGCCGCGGCCGCGGCGCTGGAGCGGGCCAAGGGCACGCTGCGCACCAAGGTCGGTGCCGGCACCGGTGTGCGGTTCACCCCGACGCTGTCGTTCGTGTTGGACAAGGTGCCCGACACTGCGCAGAAGATGGAGGAACTGCTGGCTCGCGCCCGCGCCGCCGACGCCGACGTGGCCCGGATTCGCGCTGGTGCCACTCCTGCGGGAGACGCACAGCCGTACCGTGTGGTAGGAGAAGAGGGGAGCGCTGAGCAGCAGGAGCGCGACCCGGGGAATGTCTCCGCCGCGCACGACGACCAGGACGCCGGTGACCACGATCGACTCGACGACTGAGATCACTCGCCTCGGCAGGCGGGTGGATGCCCACGGTGCGGTTGGGCTGCTGACCGCTGCGCGGTCGGTTGCCGTGATCTGCCATGTCCATCCCGATGCCGACAGCGTGGGTGCCGGTCTGGCGCTGGCCCTCGTCCTCGAGCGTGCGGGCACCGCGGTACAGGTGAGTTTCGCGACACCGTCGACGCTGCCGGAGTCGCTGCGCATGCTGCCCGGCGGGCACCTGATGGTGGCTCCCGGCGAGATGCGCCCCGACGCGGATCTGGTGGTCACGGTCGACGCCCCGAGCATCAACCGGCTCGGCGGACTGGCGGTGCTGACCGAAGGTAACCGCGAGGTCCTGGTCATCGACCACCACAAGTCGAACACCCTGTTCGGTAGCGCCAATTACGTTGACCCGAAAGCGGATTCGACCACCATGTTGGTGGCTGACCTGCTTGACGCCTGGGACAAGCCCATCGACTGCGACGTCGCCTCGTGTCTGTATGCGGGGCTGACCATCGACACCGGATCGTTCCGCTGGGCCACCCCGCGGGCGTTGCGGCTGGCGGCCAGGCTGGTCGAGCTGGGCGTCGACAACGCCGCGATCAGCCGCGAACTGTTCGACACCCATCCGTTCGTGTGGCTGCCGCTGCTGTCCCGGGTGCTGTCCACCGCGCGGCTGGCGCCCGAGGCGGCAGGCGGTGACGGCCTGGTGTACGTGGTGGTCACCCACGACGACTGGATGACCAGCCGCTCCGAGGAGATCGAGAGCATCGTCGACATCGTGCGCACCGCACACGAGGCCGAAGTGGCGGCGGTCTTCAAGGAGATCGAGCCGGCGCACTGGTCGGTGTCGATGCGTGCCAAGAGCTACGACCTGACCACGGTGGCCAGCGGTTTCGGCGGCGGCGGGCACAGGCTGGCCGCCGGCTACTCGACCGCAGGCTCGCTCGACGACGTGGTGGCGGAGTTGACCGCCGCCCTCGGCTGACCAGGCCGTCGCCCACAATCGAATTTCACCTTTGGTAGGGACCTACTCGCACTTCGAGTGCACAAGGTGAAACTCGATCTCGATGATGACGGTGGTCTGCATTGATTGACTCGGACGCGGCGTCCCCGCGGCGGATCGCGGCGCTGGCAATCCCGGCTCTCGGCGTTCTGGCCGCCGAACCTCTCTACCTGTTGTTCGACCTCGCGATCGTCGGCCGGCTTGGCGCCGTAGCGCTGGCCGGATTGGCGATCGGTGGGTTGATCCTGTCAGTGGTCAGCTCGCAGCTGACGTTCCTGTCCTACGGCACCACGGCCCGCTCGGCGCGGTTCTTCGGCGCAGGCAACCGGCCTGCGGCAGTCGGCGAGGGGGTGCAGGCCACCTGGCTGGCGTTCGCCATGGGGGCGGTGATCGTGGCCGCCGTCGAACTGGCCGCGGTGCCGCTGGTGTCGGCGATCGCCGGGGGCAAGTCCGGTGGCGGGGGCATCGCGGCTGCCGCGCTGCCCTGGGTGCGCATCGCGATCTTCGGGGTGCCGGCGATCCTGGTGTCGGCCGCGGGCAACGGCTGGATGCGCGGCGTGCAGGACACCATGCGACCGCTTCGCTACGTGCTCGTCGGCTTCGGTACGTCGGCGGTGCTGTGCCCGCTGCTGGTCTACGGCTGGCTCGGGCTGCCGCGCCTGGAGCTGGCCGGCTCGGCGGTGGCCAACCTGGTGGGGCAGTGGCTGGCGGCGGTGCTGTTCTGCAGCGCGCTGCTGGCCGAGAAGGTGCCGCTGCGGGTGGACTTGTCGGTGCTGCGGGCACAGGTCGTCATGGGCCGTGATCTGGTGGTGCGGACCCTGGCGTTCCAGGCCTGCTTCGTCTCGGCGGCTGCGGTGGCCGCCCGGTTCGGTGCCGCCGCGGTGGCCGCCCACCAGGTGGTACTGCAGCTGTGGAATTTCCTTGCGCTGGTGCTTGATTCGCTGGCGATCGCCGCGCAGTCGTTGGTCGGCGCGGCGCTCGGGGCGGGCAGCACCGAGCACGCCAAGTCGGTGGCATGGCGGGTGACGACGTTCTCGACGATCGCCGCGGCGGGGTTGGCGACGGTATTCGCCGCGGGTGCCTCGGTGTTGCCTGCGCTGTTCACCGATGACCGCTCGGTACTGGACGCGATCGGGGTGCCGTGGTGGTTCATGGTGGCCCAGTTGCCGATCGCCGGCATCGTCTTCGCCCTCGACGGGGTGCTGCTCGGCGCCGGGGATGCGGCGTTCATGCGCACGGCGACGTTGATCAGCGCGCTGGTCGGCTTCCTGCCGCTGATCTGGCTGTCGCTGGTGTTCGGCTGGGGCCTGCTCGGCATCTGGGCCGGGCTGAGCGCCTTCATGGTGTTGCGGCTCGGGTTTGTTGGCTGGCGCGCATTTTCGGGCCGCTGGCTGGTGTCGGGTACCGGCTAACCGGCCGGCGGCAAGGTGACACGCTGTCGACTCGCCGCACAAATCTTCGCTGCATTGGCTGTGACAATCGCCCAGATGCGGTACTAATGGCGTTGCTGACTTATTGAACTTCGACGGGGGTGCTATGAGTTCGAATGCGTTTGGATTGCGTATCGGTTCGGCGGCGTTCGCTATGGGCCTGGGTCTCGCGGTCGCGAGCAGCCCCGGGGTCGCGTTAGCTGACAATCCGGACTCCGCCGGGACGTCGCAATCGTCGAATCCGTCGGATGCCAACAACTCCGCGGCACCGACCCGCTCGGTCGGCACATCACGGCGGGCGTCCTCGGCCCACTCCGGTGGTGCCGCCGCGGGGCCCAAGAAGCGCGCCGCCGCGGCATCGATTACGCAGCCGGACTCACACAGCTCGGATACTCCGAAGGCCGCCACCGCGGCGGTGTCCGGCGCTGTCGCGCACGCCGGTGAGGTCGACGACAGTGCGACGAATTCTGCTGCAGCAGAACAGGTTTCTGTCCCTGCTGAAGCATCCGCGACTGTGACGGCGGCTGTCGACCCGGCACCGCAAAGTGTGCTGGCTCCCTCTCGGCGGGCCACGGCGGTTGCGGCCCGCTCGACGAATATCATGTCGGGCTTTCTGTCGCTGCTGGGGCTGAGCCCGTCGGGGGCTGGCACCGGACTGCCGGCGTCGCCGTTGCAATTCCTGACCGGCGCGCTGGAGTTGGTGCGCCGGGAGATCGAGTCCTTCGTCAAACAGCTCACGGCACTGCTGCCCACTCAAATCACTGCGAGCCTGACGGCCGGTGCCGGGGTGGCCTCGGCGACGACCGGCACGACGACGACGGTGACGTGGGCGTGGGGCTCCAACCCGGTGCTGGCGTTCAACCCGGCCACCGACAAACTCGACTTCGGGTGGATGCAGTCCAGCCAGTTCACCGTCACCGAGAAGGCCGGTTCGGTGGTGATCGGGGTCGTCGACAACAACCACACCTACACGCTGCAGGGCGTCAGTCTCGGGCAACTGCAGATGAGCAACATCGTTGCCAAGGACGCCGGCACCGTCGCCAAGTGGCAGTCCCTGATCAGCAACGCGCAGACGGCGATTCCGAGTGTCTCGGTCGCCGACACCACCGTCACCGAAGGCAACAGCGGCACCACCAACGCGGCCTTCACCGTGACTCTGTCGAAGGCATCCACCAAACCGGTGACGGTCAGCTACACGACGTCCAACGGCTCGGCCACCGCCGGCCAGGATTACACAGCCGGGTCGGGCACGGTGACCTTCGCGGCGGGTGAGACCTCCAAGGCCATCATTGTCGCCGTCGCTGGTGATGCGACGTACGAACCCAACGAGACGTTCACCGTCACCCTGTCGAATGCCTCCGGCGCCACTGTCGCCCGGGCCACCGCGACTGCGACGATCACCAATGACGACGCCGCGCCCGTCACGCCGCCGACCGTATCGATCGCCAACGCCTCTCTGGCCGAGGGCAACAGCGGCAACTCCACCATGGCCTTCACGGTGACGCTGTCCAAGGCGTCGACGACGGCGATCACCCTCAGCTATGCCACGTCCAATGGCACGGCGACGGCCGGCCAGGACTACGCGGCCTCCTCGGGCACCGTCACGTTCGCCCCCGGCGTGGTCTCCCAGACGATCACCGTCGGCGTAATCGGTGACACGACGGTCGAATCGACCGAGACGTTCACCGTCACCCTCTCGAACCCGACCGGTGCCAGCATCGCCGTCGCATCAGCGACCGGCACGATCACCAACGACGACACCGCCACCGCCCCCGGCAGCACCGCGCAGTGGGGCACCTCGTTCTTCGCGCCCTACGTCGACATGGGCGCATGGCCCGTGCCTAACCTGTTGGCGCTGTCGAAGACCTACGGCACCTCGCTGATGACGCTCGGCTTCATGCAGGCCGACCAGAACGGCAACCTTGCCTGGGCGGGATTGGCTGCGCTGGAGCCGAGTTCCACCAACGAACAGGCGGTGGCGATCAACACCTCGATCGCCACCTTCAAGGCGGCCGGCGGTGACGTGATGATCTCCTTCGGCGGAGCGTCGGGCACCAGCATCGCCCAGGCCTACGCGGCCAAGGGTAAGAGTGCCCAGGATCTGGCCAACGCCTACGCGGCGGTGATCGACACCTACGGCATCACTCACATCGACTTCGACATCGAGGGTGCCGCGGTGGCCGATCCGGCCTCGATCGCACTCAACAGTGCAGCGCTGGCACTGCTGCAGAAAGCCAAGCCCAGCGTGCAGATCTGGTACACCCTGCCGGTGTTGCCGACCGGGTTGACCGCCGACGGCGTCAACGTGGTGGATGCCGCGGTCAAGGCCGGGGTCAAACTCGACGGCGTCAACGTGATGGCGATGGACTATGGCGAATCCGCCGCGCCGACCAGTGGGGCTGGTGCAAAGACCATGGGCGCGTACGCGATTCAGTCTGCGCAGTCGACCTACACCCAACTGTCGTCGCTGTACGCCAAGTACGGCAAGAGCTTCGGCTGGAGCCAGATCGGTGTCACCCCGATGCTCGGTGTCAACGACATCGTCTCCGAGGTATTCACGGTGGCCGATGCGCAGGCGTTGGAGGACTTCGCCCGCACCAAGGGCATCGGCATGCTGTCGATGTGGCAGGTGCTGCGCGACACCCCGGGGACCCTCGGGCAGGCCTCGACCGGCGCGTCGGGATTGAGCGATCCGGCAGGCAGTTTCAGCAAGGTGTTCAACGATTACGGCACCATCAACGTCGTCACCTACGGCAGCAGCACCGGCGGTGGCGGCAGTACCGGTGGCGGTGGCAGCACCACCCCGGTGACCGGCGGCAGCACGACGACGATCACCTGGGGTTGGGGCACCAACCCGGTGCTGAGTTTCAACCCGGCCAAGGACAAGCTGGATTTCGTCTGGATGCAGCCGACCGAGTTCGACGTCACCGAGAAGTCCGGTTCGGTCGTGATCACCGTGGTCGGCAACAACCACAGCTACACCCTGCAGGGTGTGACCCTGCGCCAGTTGCAGATAGGCAACATCGTCGCCAACGACAGCGCCACCCTGGCCAAGTG
Encoded here:
- a CDS encoding Calx-beta domain-containing protein, whose amino-acid sequence is MSSNAFGLRIGSAAFAMGLGLAVASSPGVALADNPDSAGTSQSSNPSDANNSAAPTRSVGTSRRASSAHSGGAAAGPKKRAAAASITQPDSHSSDTPKAATAAVSGAVAHAGEVDDSATNSAAAEQVSVPAEASATVTAAVDPAPQSVLAPSRRATAVAARSTNIMSGFLSLLGLSPSGAGTGLPASPLQFLTGALELVRREIESFVKQLTALLPTQITASLTAGAGVASATTGTTTTVTWAWGSNPVLAFNPATDKLDFGWMQSSQFTVTEKAGSVVIGVVDNNHTYTLQGVSLGQLQMSNIVAKDAGTVAKWQSLISNAQTAIPSVSVADTTVTEGNSGTTNAAFTVTLSKASTKPVTVSYTTSNGSATAGQDYTAGSGTVTFAAGETSKAIIVAVAGDATYEPNETFTVTLSNASGATVARATATATITNDDAAPVTPPTVSIANASLAEGNSGNSTMAFTVTLSKASTTAITLSYATSNGTATAGQDYAASSGTVTFAPGVVSQTITVGVIGDTTVESTETFTVTLSNPTGASIAVASATGTITNDDTATAPGSTAQWGTSFFAPYVDMGAWPVPNLLALSKTYGTSLMTLGFMQADQNGNLAWAGLAALEPSSTNEQAVAINTSIATFKAAGGDVMISFGGASGTSIAQAYAAKGKSAQDLANAYAAVIDTYGITHIDFDIEGAAVADPASIALNSAALALLQKAKPSVQIWYTLPVLPTGLTADGVNVVDAAVKAGVKLDGVNVMAMDYGESAAPTSGAGAKTMGAYAIQSAQSTYTQLSSLYAKYGKSFGWSQIGVTPMLGVNDIVSEVFTVADAQALEDFARTKGIGMLSMWQVLRDTPGTLGQASTGASGLSDPAGSFSKVFNDYGTINVVTYGSSTGGGGSTGGGGSTTPVTGGSTTTITWGWGTNPVLSFNPAKDKLDFVWMQPTEFDVTEKSGSVVITVVGNNHSYTLQGVTLRQLQIGNIVANDSATLAKWQSILAAAKAV